A region of Lampris incognitus isolate fLamInc1 unplaced genomic scaffold, fLamInc1.hap2 scaffold_155, whole genome shotgun sequence DNA encodes the following proteins:
- the fbxo46 gene encoding F-box only protein 46, whose protein sequence is MDRDTFSHIRLWCPRPFGTYSQNKVRNAGSGVSGGGTGPPSLCKVEPSAGGIRSLDENEGGGMILGEQEENGDGDEEGAGSENTPPDSELSSISLTQSQAPPPSSAPSSPPSSGAQMEDGRVLLDTWYVIKPGNTKEKIAFFVAHQFSGAGLPRPSAMKVKGNWATDCSKAKRRRRCSSYDPPTRSKTRSDAHLKHDPSPAPDSSPSPDEPPLGGVSETDLLSVAEMVALVEQRTAMALQGMVAVQGSQQQHQLPISHSDGLPSHQHTVIQGTVSDPTPLVFLSESSEPQPSVEPPESSSPIQTDQELEDQQQESCRVAQAIAHFESQNLENRLRLGSGCASGIDSFNKDRERERKRGGELGAGVAAPPPPPTHGHGEVRIAFRVSSMDPRSQSEPVGRPHCMFMSCGGGSSQTGARAKEKITCDLYQLVSPSSRDPSSLLLAAASAAPKPDGDHPDRQPCSSPDPAQELSSAEKKAVGVGRERVTGFHVEVVVTGAVDQCVFYGKDSTENVQEETVCFGMSGGGGGGGSVGSSTDPSSDDPPPGQLFFLQPSRVPEEDVKGTGNSSGSAVCSLDCANNNSSGKGVVAGSGERVSRPDSPLTSVGVVDDCSDPSLCRLYRHVSHDFLEIRFQIQRLLEPRQYMLLLPDHIMVNIFSYLPTRSLAALKCTCHDFKALIETYGVRAVDSRWNQDPLYRDDPCKQCKRQYERGDVSLCRWHPKPYHHDLPYGRSYWMCCRRTDKDTPGCRVGLHDNNWVQQPANGSQPIRTRREERREEAR, encoded by the exons ATGGACCGAGACACCTTCTCCCACATTCGCCTGTGGTGCCCACGCCCCTTTGGCACCTACTCCCAGAACAAGGTTCGCAATGCAGGCTCAGGGGTCAGTGGTGGAGGGACAGGGCCCCCCTCCCTCTGCAAGGTTGAGCCCTCTGCAGGAGGCATAAGGTCGCTGGATGAAAATGAGGGCGGAGGGATGATTTTGGGAGAGCAGGAGGAGAACGGAGATGGGGATGAGGAAGGTGCTGGTTCGGAGAATACACCCCCTGACTCTGAGCTCAGCTCCATCTCCCTGACACAGAGTCAAGCCCCTCCGCCCTCCTCAGCCCCTTCCTCACCACCCTCTTCAGGGGCACAGATGGAGGATGGCCGTGTGCTGTTGGATACCTGGTATGTTATCAAGCCAGGAAACACCAAGGAGAAGATTGCCTTCTTCGTTGCACATCAGTTCAGTGGAGCAGGGCTGCCCAGACCCAGTGCCATGAAG GTGAAAGGTAACTGGGCAACTGACTGCAGTAAGGCAAAACGACGAAGGCGATGCTCCTCTTATGACCCTCCAACCCGTTCCAAAACCAGGTCAGATGCCCACCTTAAACATGACCCCTCTCCGGCTCCTGATTCTTCTCCCAGCCCAGATGAGCCACCACTGGGAGGGGTGAGtgagacagacctgctgtctgTGGCAGAGATGGTGGCCTTGGTTGAGCAGAGGACGGCAATGGCCCTCCAGGGGATGGTGGCTGTTCAGGGCAGCCAGCAACAGCACCAGCTTCCTATTTCCCACAGTGATGGGCTCCCTTCCCACCAGCACACCGTCATCCAGGGCACTGTGTCAGACCCAACCCCTTTGGTGTTTCTGTCAGAAAGTTCAGAGCCCCAGCCCTCTGTGGAACCACCAGAATCATCTTCTCCCATCCAGACTGACCAAGAGCTAGAGGACCAGCAACAGGAATCGTGCAGGGTAGCTCAAGCCATTGCACACTTTGAGTCCCAGAACCTGGAAAATAGACTCAGACTAGGCTCTGGCTGTGCAAGTGGAATAGACTCATTTAAtaaagacagagaaagggagcgTAAAAGAGGAGGTGAGTTGGGGGCTGGTGTTGCAGCCcctcccccaccacccacccatgGTCATGGCGAGGTAAGGATAGCTTTTCGTGTGTCCAGCATGGACCCACGGTCCCAGTCGGAACCTGTTGGCAGACCCCACTGTATGTTTATGAGCTGTGGTGGTGGGAGCAGTCAGACAGGAGCCAGGGCCAAAGAAAAGATCACCTGCGACCTCTACCAGTTAGTCAGCCCCTCCTCAAGAGACCCAAGCAGCCTTTTGCTTGCTGCTGCCTCTGCTGCCCCCAAACCAGATGGAGACCACCCAGACAGGCAGCCATGCAGTAGCCCAGATCCGGCCCAAGAGCTTTCTTCTGCGGAGAAGAAGGCTGTGGgtgtggggagggagagagtgactgGTTTCCATGTAGAAGTGGTCGTGACAGGTGCTGTGGACCAGTGTGTGTTTTATGGAAAAGACAGCACAGAGAATGTGCAGGAGGAAACTGTGTGTTTTGGAATGTCtggtggaggagggggaggcGGGAGTGTAGGCAGCTCCACTGACCCTTCTTCTGATGATCCTCCACCTGGGCAGCTCTTTTTTCTTCAGCCATCCCGGGTCCCAGAGGAGGATGTGAAAGGAACAGGTAACAGCAGCGGATCAGCAGTGTGCTCTTTGGACTGTGCCAACAATAACAGTTCTGGAAAGGGGGTGGTAGCGGGCTCGGGGGAGCGGGTATCACGGCCAGACTCTCCCCTGACTAGCGTAGGGGTAGTGGATGACTGCTCTGACCCTTCCCTGTGCCGTCTCTACCGGCATGTCTCTCACGACTTCCTAGAGATTCGCTTTCAGATCCAGCGTCTACTAGAACCGCGCCAGTACATGTTGCTGCTCCCAGACCACATCATGGTCAACATCTTTAGCTACTTGCCCACACGTTCCCTGGCTGCTCTCAAGTGCACCTGCCATGACTTCAAGGCGCTGATTGAGACCTATGGGGTGCGGGCAGTGGACTCTCGCTGGAACCAAGACCCTCTCTATCGAGATGATCCCTGCAAGCAGTGTAAGCGGCAGTATGAACGTGGGGACGTTTCCCTCTGCCGCTGGCACCCCAAACCTTACCACCATGACCTGCCTTATGGACGCTCCTACTGGATGTGTTGTCGACGTACAGACAAGGATACACCAGGCTGCCGTGTTGGGCTCCATGATAACAATTGGGTTCAGCAGCCAGCTAACGGTTCCCAGCCTATCCGCAccaggagggaggagagaagggAGGAGGCCAGGTAG